In one Oryza glaberrima chromosome 2, OglaRS2, whole genome shotgun sequence genomic region, the following are encoded:
- the LOC127763029 gene encoding ATPase 8, plasma membrane-type-like isoform X2, with translation MASISLEDVRNETVDLETIPVEEVFQHLKCSKQGLSAAEGQNRLNIFGPNKLEEKTESKLLKFLGFMWNPLSWVMEAAAIMAIVLANGGGRPPDWQDFVGIVVLLVINSTISFIEENNAGNAAAALMAGLAPKTKVLRDGKWQEQDASILVPGDIISIKLGDIIPADARLLEGDPLKVDQAALTGESMPVNKHAGQGVFSGSTVKQGEIEAVVIATGVHTFFGKAAHLVDSTNNIGHFQLVLTAIGNFCIISIGVGMIIEIIVMYPIQHRAYRDGIDNLLVLLIGGIPIAMPTVLSVTMAIGSHRLSQQGAITKRMTAIEEMAGMDVLCSDKTGTLTLNKLTVDKTLIEVYGRGLDKDSVLLYAARASRVENQDAIDTCIVGMLADPKEARAGIKEVHFLPFNPVEKRTAITYIDGNGEWHRISKGAPEQIIELCKMSKDAEKKVHTLIDQYADRGLRSLGVSYQNVPEKSKESEGEPWQFVGLLPLFDPPRHDSAETIRRALHLGVNVKMITGDQLAIGKETARRLGMGTNMYPSTTLLGDKSSEMSGLPIDELIEKADGFAGVFPEHKYEIVKRLQDRKHICGMTGDGVNDAPALKKADIGIAVDDATDAARSASDIVLTEPGLSVIVSAVLTSRAIFQRMKNYTIYAVSITIRIVLGFMLVALLWKFDFAPFMVLIIAILNDGTIMTISKDRVKPSPTPDSWKLKEIFATGIVLGTYMALITALFFYLAHDTDFFTETFGVRSIKTNEKEMMAALYLQKQR, from the exons atGGCCTCCATCTCCCTCGAGGACGTCCGCAATGAGACCGTCGACCTC GAGACGATCCCGGTGGAGGAGGTGTTCCAGCACCTGAAATGCAGCAAGCAGGGGCTGTCGGCAGCGGAGGGACAGAACAGGCTCAACATCTTCGGGCCAAACAAGCTGGAGGAGAAGACGGAGAGCAAGCTGCTCAAGTTCTTGGGTTTCATGTGGAATCCCCTCTCCTGGGTCATGGAGGCCGCCGCCATCATGGCCATCGTCCTCGCCAACGGCGGCGGGAGGCCGCCCGACTGGCAGGACTTCGTCGgcatcgtcgtcctccttgTCATCAACTCCACCATCAGTTTCATCGAGGAGAACAATGCCGggaacgccgccgcggcgctcatGGCCGGCCTCGCGCCCAAGACCAAGGTGCTCAGGGACGGGAAATGGCAGGAGCAGGACGCGTCCATCCTCGTCCCCGGCGACATCATCAGCATCAAGCTCGGCGACATCATCCCCGCCGACGCGCGGCTGCTCGAGGGCGACCCGCTCAAGGTCGACCAGGCGGCGCTCACCGGCGAGTCGATGCCCGTCAACAAGCACGCCGGGCAGGGCGTCTTCTCCGGGTCCACCGTCAAGCAGGGCGAGATCGaggccgtcgtcatcgccaccGGCGTGCACACCTTCTTCGGCAAGGCGGCGCACCTGGTGGACAGCACCAACAACATCGGCCACTTCCAGCTCGTGCTCACGGCCATCGGCAACTTCTGCATCATCTCCATCGGCGTCGGCATGATAATCGAGATCATCGTTATGTACCCGATCCAGCACCGCGCGTACCGCGACGGCATCGACAACCTGCTCGTCCTGCTCATCGGCGGCATCCCCATCGCCATGCCCACCGTGCTGTCCGTCACCATGGCCATCGGCTCCCACCGGCTGTCGCAGCAGGGCGCCATCACCAAGCGGATGACCGCCATCGAGGAGATGGCCGGCATGGACGTGCTCTGCAGCGACAAGACCGGGACGCTGACGCTCAACAAGCTCACCGTCGACAAGACGCTGATCGAGGTGTACGGGCGGGGGCTGGACAAGGACTCGGTGCTCCTGTACGCGGCGAGGGCGTCCCGCGTCGAGAACCAGGACGCCATTGACACATGCATCGTGGGCATGCTCGCCGACCCCAAGGAGGCCCGCGCCGGCATCAAGGAGGTCCACTTCCTCCCGTTCAACCCCGTCGAGAAGCGCACGGCCATCACCTACATCGACGGCAATGGCGAATGGCACAGGATCAGCAAGGGCGCGCCGGAGCAGATCATCGAGCTGTGCAAGATGAGCAAGGACGCCGAGAAGAAGGTGCACACGCTGATCGACCAGTACGCGGACCGCGGCCTCCGGTCGCTGGGCGTATCGTACCAGAATGTGCCGGAGAAGAGCAAGGAGAGCGAGGGCGAGCCATGGCAGTTCGTCGGCCTCCTGCCGCTGTTCGACCCGCCGAGGCACGACAGCGCGGAGACCATCCGCCGCGCGCTGCACCTCGGCGTGAACGTGAAGATGATCACCGGCGACCAGCTCGCCATCGggaaggagacggcgcggcggctcgggatGGGCACCAACATGTACCCGTCGACGACGCTGCTGGGCGACAAGAGCAGCGAGATGAGCGGCCTCCCCATCGACGAGCTGATCGAGAAGGCCGACGGCTTCGCCGGCGTGTTCCCGGAGCACAAGTACGAGATCGTGAAGCGCCTCCAGGACCGGAAGCACATCTGCGGCAtgaccggcgacggcgtgaACGACGCGCCGGCGCTGAAGAAGGCCGACATCGgcatcgccgtcgacgacgccaCGGACGCCGCCCGGAGCGCGTCGGACATCGTGCTCACGGAGCCGGGGCTCAGCGTCATCGTCAGCGCCGTGCTCACCTCCCGCGCCATCTTCCAGCGGATGAAGAACTACACCATCTACGCCGTCTCCATCACCATCCGCATCGTCCTCGGCTTCATGCTCGTCGCCCTCCTCTGGAAGTTCGACTTCGCCCCATTCATGGTGCTCATCATCGCCATCCTCAACGACGGCACCATCATGACAATCTCCAAGGACCGTGTCAAGCCGTCCCCGACCCCGGACTCGTGGAAGCTCAAGGAGATCTTCGCCACGGGCATCGTGCTCGGCACGTACATGGCGCTCATCACCGCCCTCTTCTTCTACCTCGCGCACGACACCGACTTCTTCACA GAGACGTTCGGGGTGAGGTCGATCAAGACGAACGAGAAGGAGATGATGGCGGCGCTGTACCTGCAG AAACAAAGGTGA
- the LOC127763029 gene encoding ATPase 8, plasma membrane-type-like isoform X1, which produces MASISLEDVRNETVDLETIPVEEVFQHLKCSKQGLSAAEGQNRLNIFGPNKLEEKTESKLLKFLGFMWNPLSWVMEAAAIMAIVLANGGGRPPDWQDFVGIVVLLVINSTISFIEENNAGNAAAALMAGLAPKTKVLRDGKWQEQDASILVPGDIISIKLGDIIPADARLLEGDPLKVDQAALTGESMPVNKHAGQGVFSGSTVKQGEIEAVVIATGVHTFFGKAAHLVDSTNNIGHFQLVLTAIGNFCIISIGVGMIIEIIVMYPIQHRAYRDGIDNLLVLLIGGIPIAMPTVLSVTMAIGSHRLSQQGAITKRMTAIEEMAGMDVLCSDKTGTLTLNKLTVDKTLIEVYGRGLDKDSVLLYAARASRVENQDAIDTCIVGMLADPKEARAGIKEVHFLPFNPVEKRTAITYIDGNGEWHRISKGAPEQIIELCKMSKDAEKKVHTLIDQYADRGLRSLGVSYQNVPEKSKESEGEPWQFVGLLPLFDPPRHDSAETIRRALHLGVNVKMITGDQLAIGKETARRLGMGTNMYPSTTLLGDKSSEMSGLPIDELIEKADGFAGVFPEHKYEIVKRLQDRKHICGMTGDGVNDAPALKKADIGIAVDDATDAARSASDIVLTEPGLSVIVSAVLTSRAIFQRMKNYTIYAVSITIRIVLGFMLVALLWKFDFAPFMVLIIAILNDGTIMTISKDRVKPSPTPDSWKLKEIFATGIVLGTYMALITALFFYLAHDTDFFTETFGVRSIKTNEKEMMAALYLQVSIISQALIFVTRSRSWSFVERPGALLVIAFLAAQLVATCIAVYAEWEFCKMQGIGWGWGGAIWAFSVVTYFPLDVLKFIIRYALSGRAWNNINNKTAFVNKNDYGKGEREAQWATAQRTLHGLNQSSTSSDLFNDKTGYRELSEIAEQAAKRAEVARLRELHTLKGHVESVVKLKGLDIDTIQQSYTV; this is translated from the exons atGGCCTCCATCTCCCTCGAGGACGTCCGCAATGAGACCGTCGACCTC GAGACGATCCCGGTGGAGGAGGTGTTCCAGCACCTGAAATGCAGCAAGCAGGGGCTGTCGGCAGCGGAGGGACAGAACAGGCTCAACATCTTCGGGCCAAACAAGCTGGAGGAGAAGACGGAGAGCAAGCTGCTCAAGTTCTTGGGTTTCATGTGGAATCCCCTCTCCTGGGTCATGGAGGCCGCCGCCATCATGGCCATCGTCCTCGCCAACGGCGGCGGGAGGCCGCCCGACTGGCAGGACTTCGTCGgcatcgtcgtcctccttgTCATCAACTCCACCATCAGTTTCATCGAGGAGAACAATGCCGggaacgccgccgcggcgctcatGGCCGGCCTCGCGCCCAAGACCAAGGTGCTCAGGGACGGGAAATGGCAGGAGCAGGACGCGTCCATCCTCGTCCCCGGCGACATCATCAGCATCAAGCTCGGCGACATCATCCCCGCCGACGCGCGGCTGCTCGAGGGCGACCCGCTCAAGGTCGACCAGGCGGCGCTCACCGGCGAGTCGATGCCCGTCAACAAGCACGCCGGGCAGGGCGTCTTCTCCGGGTCCACCGTCAAGCAGGGCGAGATCGaggccgtcgtcatcgccaccGGCGTGCACACCTTCTTCGGCAAGGCGGCGCACCTGGTGGACAGCACCAACAACATCGGCCACTTCCAGCTCGTGCTCACGGCCATCGGCAACTTCTGCATCATCTCCATCGGCGTCGGCATGATAATCGAGATCATCGTTATGTACCCGATCCAGCACCGCGCGTACCGCGACGGCATCGACAACCTGCTCGTCCTGCTCATCGGCGGCATCCCCATCGCCATGCCCACCGTGCTGTCCGTCACCATGGCCATCGGCTCCCACCGGCTGTCGCAGCAGGGCGCCATCACCAAGCGGATGACCGCCATCGAGGAGATGGCCGGCATGGACGTGCTCTGCAGCGACAAGACCGGGACGCTGACGCTCAACAAGCTCACCGTCGACAAGACGCTGATCGAGGTGTACGGGCGGGGGCTGGACAAGGACTCGGTGCTCCTGTACGCGGCGAGGGCGTCCCGCGTCGAGAACCAGGACGCCATTGACACATGCATCGTGGGCATGCTCGCCGACCCCAAGGAGGCCCGCGCCGGCATCAAGGAGGTCCACTTCCTCCCGTTCAACCCCGTCGAGAAGCGCACGGCCATCACCTACATCGACGGCAATGGCGAATGGCACAGGATCAGCAAGGGCGCGCCGGAGCAGATCATCGAGCTGTGCAAGATGAGCAAGGACGCCGAGAAGAAGGTGCACACGCTGATCGACCAGTACGCGGACCGCGGCCTCCGGTCGCTGGGCGTATCGTACCAGAATGTGCCGGAGAAGAGCAAGGAGAGCGAGGGCGAGCCATGGCAGTTCGTCGGCCTCCTGCCGCTGTTCGACCCGCCGAGGCACGACAGCGCGGAGACCATCCGCCGCGCGCTGCACCTCGGCGTGAACGTGAAGATGATCACCGGCGACCAGCTCGCCATCGggaaggagacggcgcggcggctcgggatGGGCACCAACATGTACCCGTCGACGACGCTGCTGGGCGACAAGAGCAGCGAGATGAGCGGCCTCCCCATCGACGAGCTGATCGAGAAGGCCGACGGCTTCGCCGGCGTGTTCCCGGAGCACAAGTACGAGATCGTGAAGCGCCTCCAGGACCGGAAGCACATCTGCGGCAtgaccggcgacggcgtgaACGACGCGCCGGCGCTGAAGAAGGCCGACATCGgcatcgccgtcgacgacgccaCGGACGCCGCCCGGAGCGCGTCGGACATCGTGCTCACGGAGCCGGGGCTCAGCGTCATCGTCAGCGCCGTGCTCACCTCCCGCGCCATCTTCCAGCGGATGAAGAACTACACCATCTACGCCGTCTCCATCACCATCCGCATCGTCCTCGGCTTCATGCTCGTCGCCCTCCTCTGGAAGTTCGACTTCGCCCCATTCATGGTGCTCATCATCGCCATCCTCAACGACGGCACCATCATGACAATCTCCAAGGACCGTGTCAAGCCGTCCCCGACCCCGGACTCGTGGAAGCTCAAGGAGATCTTCGCCACGGGCATCGTGCTCGGCACGTACATGGCGCTCATCACCGCCCTCTTCTTCTACCTCGCGCACGACACCGACTTCTTCACA GAGACGTTCGGGGTGAGGTCGATCAAGACGAACGAGAAGGAGATGATGGCGGCGCTGTACCTGCAG GTGAGCATAATCAGCCAGGCGCTCATCTTCGTGACGAGGTCGCGGAGCTGGTCGTTCGTGGAGAGGCCAGGGGCGCTGCTGGTGATCGCGTTCCTGGCGGCGCAGCTGGTGGCGACGTGCATCGCGGTGTACGCGGAGTGGGAGTTCTGCAAGATGCAGGGGATcgggtgggggtggggaggggCGATCTGGGCGTTCAGCGTGGTGACCTACTTCCCGCTGGACGTGCTCAAGTTCATCATCCGATACGCGCTGAGCGGGCGGGCGTGGAACAACATCAACAACAAGACGGCGTTCGTGAAcaagaacgactacgggaaggGGGAGCGGGAGGCGCAGTGGGCGACGGCGCAGAGGACGCTGCACGGGCTCAACCAGTCGTCCACCAGCTCCGACCTCTTCAACGACAAGACCGGCTACCGCGAGCTCTCCGAGATCGCCGAGCAGGCCGCCAAGCGAGCCGAGGTCGCCAG ACTGAGGGAGCTGCACACGCTCAAGGGGCACGTAGAGTCGGTGGTGAAGCTCAAGGGGCTCGACATCGACACAATCCAACAGAGCTACACCGTGTAA
- the LOC127763030 gene encoding DNA replication licensing factor MCM5, whose protein sequence is MSGWDEGAVFYSDQAQFPRGGPGGDPSADLTRHSALRKFKEFLRGFTGPTGDFPYRESLVHNRDHVTVAIEDLDAFDAELSDKIRKSPADYLPLFETAASEVLASLRSKVAGETGEMEEPATGDVQIFLSSKENCLSMRSIGADYMSKLVKIAGITIAASRVKAKATHVTLLCKNCRSVKTVPCRPGLGGAIVPRSCDHVPQPGEEPCPLDPWIAVPDKSKYVDLQTLKLQENPEDVPTGELPRNMLLSVDRHLVQTIVPGTRLTVIGIYSVYQASANQKGAVGVKQPYIRVVGLEQSRDANSNGPSNFTLDEEMEFKEFAQRPDAYVKICSMIGPSIYGHSDVKKAIACLLFGGSKKRLPDGVRLRGDIHVLLLGDPSTAKSQFLKFVEKTAPIAVYTSGKGSSAAGLTASVIRDGSSREFYLEGGAMVLADGGVVCIDEFDKMRPEDRVAIHEAMEQQTISIAKAGITTVLNSRTSVLAAANPIAGRYDDLKTAQDNIDLQTTILSRFDLIFIVKDVRMYDQDKRIASHIIKVHASGAAASSKNTDASEGENWLKRYIEYCRVTCKPRLSEKAAEMLQNKYVEIRQKMRQQAHETGRAAAIPITVRQLEAIIRLSESLAKMRLTSVATPEHVEEAFRLFNVSTVDAARSGINEHLNLSPDIANEIKQAEAQIKRRMGIGSHISERRLIDELNRMGMNESIVRRALLIMHQRDEVEYKRERHVIVRKA, encoded by the exons ATGTCGGGTTGGGACGAGGGCGCCGTCTTCTACAGCGACCAGGCGCAGTTCCCGCGCGGCGGCCCCGGCGGCGACCCCTCCGCCGACCTCACCCGCCACTCCGCCCTCCGCAAGTTCAAGGAGTTCCTCCGCGGCTTCACCGGCCCAACCGGCGACTTCCCCTACCG CGAGAGCCTGGTGCACAACCGCGACCATGTCACCGTCGCCATCGAGGACCTCGACGCCTTCGACGCCGAGCTGTCCGACAAGATCCGGAAGTCTCCCGCTGATTACCTACCGCTG TTTGAGACGGCTGCGTCCGAGGTCCTCGCGAGCCTTCGTTCCAAGGTCGCCGGAGAGACCGGCGAGATGGAGGAGCCCGCCACCGGGGACGTGCAGATCTTCTTGTCCTCAAAGGAGAACTGCCTGTCCATGAGGTCTATTGGG GCGGATTACATGTCCAAGCTGGTGAAGATTGCCGGGATCACAATCGCCGCATCGAGGGTGAAAGCTAAGGCCACTCATGTCACGCTGCTCTGCAAGAACTGCAGGAGTGTGAAAACGGTGCCGTGCAGGCCTGGCCTTGGTGGGGCTATTGTCCCACGATCGTGCGACCATGTTCCTCAG CCTGGAGAAGAGCCTTGTCCCTTGGACCCCTGGATTGCAGTTCCAGATAAGAGCAAGTATGTGGATCTCCAGACCCTCAAATTGCAGGAAAATCCTGAG GATGTTCCAACTGGTGAGCTCCCCAGGAATATGCTGCTGTCCGTAGACAGGCATCTTGTTCAGACCATTGTTCCTGGAACTAGATTAACTGTAATTGGTATCTACAGTGTCTACCAAGCATCTGCAAA CCAAAAGGGTGCTGTTGGAGTCAAACAGCCTTACATTAGAGTTGTGGGGTTGGAGCAGTCCCGAGATGCCAACTCGAATGGTCCCTCAAATTTTACACTTGATGAG GAAATGGAATTCAAAGAATTTGCACAGAGGCCAGATGCATATGTCAAGATTTGCTCAATGATTGGTCCTTCAATTTATGGCCATTCTGATGTCAAGAAAGCTATCGCATGCTTGCTGTTTGGTGGCTCAAAGAAG AGGCTACCGGATGGTGTCCGTTTGAGAGGGGACATTCATGTCTTGCTGCTGGGTGATCCATCAACAGCAAAATCACAG TTCCTCAAGTTTGTGGAGAAGACAGCGCCGATTGCTGTCTATACATCTGGGAAAGGTTCATCAGCAGCTGGTCTCACAGCGTCTGTAATTCGGGATGGTAGCTCT CGAGAGTTTTATTTGGAAGGAGGGGCCATGGTTTTGGCTGATGGTGGAGTTGTTTGTATTGATGAGTTTGACAAAATGAGGCCTGAGGACCG AGTTGCAATTCACGAAGCAATGGAACAGCAGACCATCTCGATTGCCAAAGCTGGCATTACAACAGTACTCAATTCAAGGACCTCGGTACTAGCAGCTGCCAATCCAATTGCAGGGCGCTACGACGATCTTAAG ACTGCACAAGATAACATTGATCTGCAGACAACCATCCTTTCTAGATTTGATCTAATCTTTATTGTTAAAGATGTCAGAATGTATGATCAAGACAAG CGAATTGCAAGCCACATCATTAAGGTGCATGCCAGTGGTGCTGCTGCTTCATCCAAGAATACAGATGCTAGTGAAGGAGAGAATTGGCTAAAAAG GTACATTGAGTATTGCCGCGTTACTTGTAAACCACGACTCTCAGAAAAGGCAGCAGAGATGCTTCAGAACAAATATGTGGAGATTAGACAG AAAATGAGACAACAAGCTCATGAAACAGGGAGGGCTGCAGCTATACCCATCACTGTGCGGCAGCTTGAAGCCATTATACGTTTGAGTGAATCTCTTGCAAAGATGAGATT GACAAGTGTGGCTACACCAGAGCATGTTGAAGAGGCATTTAGACTGTTCAATGTCTCCACTGTTGATGCCGCAAGATCTGGAATCAATGAGCATTTGAACCTATCACCAGATATTGCAAATGAGATCAAG CAAGCTGAGGCACAAATAAAGAGAAGGATGGGAATTGGAAGCCACATATCCGAGCGACGCCTGATCGATGAACTAAATAGGATGGGGATGAATGAATCCATT GTGCGAAGAGCCCTTCTGATCATGCACCAAAGGGACGAAGTGGAGTACAAGAGAGAGCGCCATGTCATTGTCCGGAAGGCTTGA
- the LOC127763884 gene encoding aspartate aminotransferase, chloroplastic: protein MASAPFAVSSSPAASAVAARSKVLRGGRSEARTGCRLGITRKNFGRVMMALAVDVSRFEGVPMAPPDPILGVSEAFKADQNDLKLNLGVGAYRTEELQPYVLNVVKKAETLMLEKGENKEYLPIEGLAAFNKATAELLFGADNPVLKQGRVATLQSLSGTGSLRLAAAFIQRYFPEAKVLISSPTWGNHKNIFNDAKVPWSEYRYYDPKTVGLDFEGMIADIQAAPDGSFVLLHGCAHNPTGIDPTPEQWEKIADVIQEKKHMPFFDVAYQGFASGSLDEDASSVRLFVQRGLEVFVAQSYSKNLGLYAERIGAINVVCSTPEVANRVKSQLKRLARPMYSNPPIHGARIVANVVGDPTMFGEWKQEMEEMAGRIKNVRQKLYDSLSAKDDSGKDWSFILRQIGMFSYTGLNKTQSDNMTDKWHIYMTKDGRISLAGLSLAKCEYLADAIIDSFHNVS, encoded by the exons ATGGCTTCCGCCCccttcgccgtctcctcctcaccgGCGGCTTCCGCCGTGGCCGCGCGCTCCAAG GTGttgcgaggagggaggagcgagGCGAGGACTGGATGCCGCCTGGGGATCACGAGGAAG AATTTTGGACGTGTCATGATGGCCCTTGCAGTAGATGTCTCTCGTTTTGAAGGAGTGCCGATGGCCCCTCCAGACCCAATTCTCGGGGTTTCAGAAGCATTTAAGGCAGATCAAAATGATCTGAAGCTCAACCTTGGTGTTGGTGCCTATAGAACAGAAGAGTTACAGCCTTATGTCCTCAATGTGGTCAAGAAG GCTGAAACTCTTATGTTGGAGAAAGGAGAAAACAAGGAG TATCTGCCAATTGAAGGCTTAGCTGCATTTAACAAAGCAACTGCAGAACTATTGTTTGGAGCTGATAATCCAGTACTCAAGCAAGGACGT GTTGCTACTCTTCAGTCTCTCTCAGGAACCGGGTCGCTGCGCCTTGCTGCAGCATTTATACAAAGATATTTCCCTGAAGCAAAAGTACTGATATCATCTCCCACTTGGG GCAATCACAAGAACATTTTCAATGATGCAAAGGTACCTTGGTCAGAGTACCGTTATTACGACCCCAAGACTGTTGGCTTGGATTTTGAGGGAATGATAGCTGACATACAG GCTGCCCCAGATGGATCTTTTGTTCTGCTGCATGGTTGCGCTCACAACCCAACTGGAATAGACCCAACTCCGGAACAATGGGAGAAAATTGCAGATGTCATTCAAGAGAAGAAACACATGCCTTTCTTTGATGTTGCATATCAG GGTTTTGCCAGTGGAAGCCTTGATGAAGATGCATCTTCTGTCAGGCTTTTTGTTCAACGGGGACTGGAAGTGTTTGTTGCGCAGTCTTATAGCAAAAACCTTGGTTTATATGCAGAAAGAATTGGAGCAATAAATGTTGTCTGCTCAACACCTGAAGTCGCAAACAG AGTGAAGAGCCAGCTGAAACGATTGGCGCGGCCCATGTATTCGAATCCCCCTATTCATGGTGCTAGGATAGTTGCCAACGTTGTTGGGGATCCAACCATGTTTGGTGAATGGAAACAGGAGATGGAAGAAATGGCAGGGCGTATCAAGAATGTAAGACAGAAGCTTTATGATAGTTTGTCTGCAAAGGACGACAGTGGCAAGGACTGGTCTTTCATTCTGAGGCAGATAGGCATGTTCTCCTACACGGGCTTGAACAAAACTCAG AGTGATAATATGACCGACAAATGGCACATATACATGACAAAGGATGGGAGAATTTCGTTGGCTGGATTGTCCCTGGCTAAATGCGAGTACCTAGCTGACGCCATCATCGACTCCTTCCATAACGTTAGCTAG
- the LOC127761761 gene encoding classical arabinogalactan protein 9, whose amino-acid sequence MATAAVLGSHDALDNRMHLGAFAVSPASKPRRRRHSKAASPPPKVAAVSSPPVVKSAARVASPPPKAAAAAAVPQGRRSPVARKQGSPTKELPKQRLVMGEIRILKRGEEPPVPSPSPAPVAAQAVAVDQRAPRVPAVAQAAPTDQKAPRPARSKQQQHTAAVPTKIKSVADAPVYAGPAFSSASPEPSSLPFPAFIRRAEAEATRGLRCLLRIGELP is encoded by the coding sequence atggcgacggcggcggtgctcggatCCCACGACGCCCTCGACAACCGGATGCATCTGGGGGCCTTCGCCGTGTCCCCGGCGTCGaagccgaggcggaggcggcacagcaaggcggcgtcgccgccccccaaggtggcggcggtgagctcgccgccggtggttaagtcggcggcgagggtggcgtcgccgcctcccaaggctgcggcggcggcggcggtgcctcAGGGGCGTCGCTCGCCGGTGGCGAGGAAGCAAGGGTCGCCGACGAAGGAGTTGCCGAAGCAGAGGCTCGTGATGGGGGAGATCCGGATCCTCAAGCGCGGCGAGGAGCCGCCGgttccctcgccgtcgcctgctCCGGTTGCGGCGCAGGCCGTGGCGGTTGACCAGCGGGCGCCCCGTGTTCCGGCTGTGGCGCAAGCCGCGCCGACTGACCAGAAGGCGCCTCGCCCCGCCAGatcgaagcagcagcagcacacggCCGCTGTGCCGACGAAGATCAAGTCCGTCGCCGACGCGCCAGTCTACGCCGGCCCGGCCTTCTCCTCGGCTTCGCCTGAGCCGAGCTCCCTCCCCTTCCCGGCCTTCATCCGTcgcgccgaggccgaggcgacccgcggcctccgctgcctcctccgcaTCGGCGAGCTCCCTTGA